GGCCTGTTCGACCGCTTCCTGTCCGGCGGCAAGAACCAATGGATAGCGCACCGGGACCATGAGCGGGGTGTCATACTGGGCAGTTATTTTTGCCACGCGACCAAGTATCGATATACCGGCGATCGTTTCCATCTCGTCCAGTTCCTGAAGCCCAGGAATAAAGAGAACCGGTTTGCCCATTTCGGTCGCGCGACCGACAGCTTCTTCGAGGGCGTCGAGTCCCGCTATCTTACGGATGAAGAGCGGCTTGCCTTTTTTCGCCAGTTTGGTGTAGGTCAAAATAACTCCGGCAAAGATGAGGCTGAAAATCAAAACATTGGTTCTGTCTGCGCGAAAGAGCTTCTGCGACACTTCAGCAACGGCCGGAGTTTCTTCCTGGGCGCCGGTAGGGCAAGCCGAAAAAAGTATGAAAGCAAAAGTGAGAACAAAAAAAACTGATTGAGATATACGTTTTATGTGTGGCACAGCCTAATATACCTGTCGAATCACTGTTGTCAATGATGATACTCGTCTCTTCTCTCTATAGACGCGCTCAATCTGGATTTGGTTTGATATGAAGTAGAAAAAGTAGAGAGATCAGGTATTAATTCTTGTTTGGCTGATTGGATAGCTTTTGGGAGCGGAGTTTGATGACTTCAATTAAAGCCGGAAGAACAGAAATAACGATAATCGCGATTATGACCAGCCCGAAATTATCCTTCACTATCGGCAGGTTGCCAAAGAAGTATCCGGTCAAGGTGCAAAGTAACACCCAGAGAATGGCCCCGATAACATTGTAACTGAAGAAACGAAAATAACCCATATTGCCAACTCCGGCCAGAAACGGCGCAAATGTCCTGATAATCGGCACAAAACGGGCAATGACAATTGTCTTGCCGCCGTACTTTTCATAGAATTGATGGGTTTTATCGAGATATCTCCGTTTGAAAAAACGACTTGGCTTGTCAAAGACCGATGTCCCGATCTTTTTGCCGATAGCGTAGTTGAGCGCATCTCCCAAAATTGCCGCGATAATAAGCAGACTGAGCAGCCATCCGATTTCAAGTGAGCCCGAGGCGGCGAATGTCCCTGCGACAAAAAGAAGTGAATCGCCGGGAAGAAACGGGGCTACAACAAGACCGGTTTCGGCGAAAATTATCAGGAAGAGAATGGCGTAGGTCCAAGTCCCATACTCGAGTATAATTTTATGGAGATGGTCGTCGAGGTGGAGAAAGAGGTCAATTATTGATATTAAGAATTCCACAGCTTTGTCTCGGGATTAGAGGAAGATTATAATGGGTATTATGCAAGGTCTCAATACACTTCTCTTATTGTCATTCCAGTCCGCCACGGCGGAGAATCCATCTTCTCTTTTTCATTCAGACAAGACCATCATATAAGTCACGCCACTCTGGATTGTCTCTTTCAATAGTTTCAATTTTCCATGCCCGTTTCC
This window of the Candidatus Zixiibacteriota bacterium genome carries:
- a CDS encoding DUF6754 domain-containing protein, which translates into the protein MPHIKRISQSVFFVLTFAFILFSACPTGAQEETPAVAEVSQKLFRADRTNVLIFSLIFAGVILTYTKLAKKGKPLFIRKIAGLDALEEAVGRATEMGKPVLFIPGLQELDEMETIAGISILGRVAKITAQYDTPLMVPVRYPLVLAAGQEAVEQAYIQAGKRDSYNKDCVRYVAGEQMAFAASVNGLMMRERPAANIFMGAFFAESLLLAETGNAAGSIQIAGTARPEQIPFFIAACDYTLMGEELYAASAYLSHEPLLLGGLKGQDLIKVIIIVALVVGMVLILTGNGTRYVELFIPK
- a CDS encoding DedA family protein, which produces MEFLISIIDLFLHLDDHLHKIILEYGTWTYAILFLIIFAETGLVVAPFLPGDSLLFVAGTFAASGSLEIGWLLSLLIIAAILGDALNYAIGKKIGTSVFDKPSRFFKRRYLDKTHQFYEKYGGKTIVIARFVPIIRTFAPFLAGVGNMGYFRFFSYNVIGAILWVLLCTLTGYFFGNLPIVKDNFGLVIIAIIVISVLPALIEVIKLRSQKLSNQPNKN